The Legionella sp. PATHC032 genome has a window encoding:
- the murB gene encoding UDP-N-acetylmuramate dehydrogenase encodes MSITGMDSSLVTECQGTLLFNEPLAEYTTWRVGGPAARLYKPANTADLALFLSRLPSDEPLLWLGLGSNSLIRDGGFSGTVILTQGCLKEMTLLSDNCIRVEAGVSCASMARFSARNNLSGGEFWAGIPGTMGGALRMNAGCHGGETWQSVIEVQTINRRGEIRTRKPEEFEVAYRHVAGLGDEWFISAKLQLSPGNKETSLQLIKDLLAHRANTQPTNEYNCGSVFRNPPGDFAARLIESCGLKGVNIGGAVVSEKHANFIINHQGTATAANIEALIHLVQTKVREQTSIELMREVHIIGDANVQTR; translated from the coding sequence ATGAGCATAACGGGAATGGACAGCAGTCTTGTAACAGAGTGCCAGGGCACTTTGCTTTTCAATGAGCCTTTGGCCGAGTATACTACCTGGCGAGTTGGTGGCCCTGCAGCAAGGCTCTATAAACCAGCAAATACAGCTGATTTGGCCTTGTTTTTAAGTCGACTGCCCTCTGATGAGCCATTATTATGGCTAGGTTTAGGCTCTAATTCCCTAATTCGTGATGGCGGTTTTTCTGGTACCGTAATTCTCACTCAGGGTTGTTTAAAAGAAATGACTTTGTTGAGTGATAACTGTATTCGGGTTGAGGCAGGAGTATCCTGTGCAAGTATGGCTCGTTTTTCTGCGCGCAATAATCTGTCAGGAGGAGAGTTTTGGGCGGGTATCCCTGGTACTATGGGTGGTGCTTTGCGAATGAATGCTGGTTGTCATGGAGGTGAAACCTGGCAATCGGTTATTGAAGTACAAACGATAAATCGTCGAGGTGAAATTAGAACCCGTAAACCGGAAGAATTCGAAGTAGCTTATCGACATGTTGCTGGCTTAGGTGATGAATGGTTTATCTCTGCTAAGCTTCAGTTATCACCAGGCAATAAAGAGACATCCTTGCAATTAATTAAGGATTTATTGGCCCATAGAGCCAATACCCAACCAACTAATGAGTATAATTGCGGGTCGGTATTTAGAAATCCTCCTGGAGATTTTGCAGCGCGGCTCATTGAGTCTTGTGGCCTCAAGGGGGTAAACATTGGTGGGGCAGTTGTTTCTGAGAAACATGCCAATTTTATTATCAATCATCAAGGCACTGCCACGGCAGCTAATATTGAAGCCTTGATTCATTTGGTGCAAACTAAAGTTCGAGAGCAAACATCTATCGAGTTGATGCGCGAAGTACATATCATTGGAGACGCTAATGTCCAAACCCGTTAA
- a CDS encoding D-alanine--D-alanine ligase family protein: protein MSKPVNLVLLYGGKSGEHEVSLVSAASVLKHLDSEKYHIIPIAMDKNGRFHRHDYNDLLACSDKLPVVTEKSTSLESLLINGRLAVDAEIVFPVVHGPLYEDGCLQGLLELAGVAYVGCDVLSSAIGMDKDMARRLACINGLKSARYKLLSWHANASERQQFCHEVASEFGWPLFVKPCSLGSSVGIHKANNMDELNAAVADALRYDEEILVEEFIAGREIELAVLENSIPCGKPRVSMVGEIKVNHPDGYYSYTAKYLESSQTDLIIPAQLNNSLEEQLKQAAANIFTYLKCKGMARVDFFVNDKTEEIYFNEINTLPGFTSISMYPKLWQATGVAYPDLLDELINLAMIHHNCRQHLVTNYL, encoded by the coding sequence ATGTCCAAACCCGTTAATTTGGTTTTACTTTATGGTGGAAAATCAGGCGAGCATGAAGTGTCATTGGTTTCAGCCGCATCGGTTTTAAAACACCTGGATTCCGAGAAATATCATATTATACCCATTGCAATGGATAAAAATGGTCGATTTCATCGACATGATTATAATGATTTGCTCGCCTGTTCTGATAAATTACCTGTTGTTACTGAAAAATCAACCTCATTGGAAAGCTTGTTAATTAATGGGCGTCTGGCAGTTGATGCTGAAATTGTTTTTCCAGTAGTTCATGGTCCTTTGTATGAGGACGGATGTTTACAAGGTTTACTTGAGTTAGCCGGTGTTGCCTATGTAGGATGTGATGTATTGTCCTCTGCTATCGGAATGGACAAAGATATGGCAAGGCGACTCGCATGTATTAATGGGCTCAAATCAGCACGATATAAATTATTATCATGGCATGCCAATGCGTCTGAAAGGCAACAATTTTGTCATGAAGTTGCCTCGGAGTTTGGTTGGCCTCTGTTCGTTAAACCATGTTCATTAGGTTCCAGTGTGGGAATTCACAAAGCAAATAATATGGATGAGCTAAATGCAGCAGTTGCTGATGCATTACGCTATGATGAAGAAATTCTGGTTGAAGAGTTTATTGCCGGAAGAGAAATTGAACTGGCAGTGTTGGAGAACAGTATTCCCTGCGGGAAACCAAGAGTAAGTATGGTGGGTGAGATAAAAGTAAACCACCCTGACGGTTATTATTCATATACTGCGAAATATTTGGAAAGTAGTCAAACGGATTTGATTATTCCAGCTCAATTAAATAATAGTCTGGAAGAGCAACTAAAACAGGCTGCTGCGAATATTTTTACTTATCTTAAATGCAAAGGCATGGCTAGGGTAGATTTTTTTGTAAATGATAAGACAGAAGAAATTTACTTTAATGAAATAAATACATTACCTGGATTTACCTCCATAAGTATGTACCCCAAATTGTGGCAGGCAACTGGTGTAGCTTATCCTGATTTACTTGATGAATTGATTAATTTAGCAATGATTCATCACAACTGTCGTCAACATTTGGTGACAAATTACTTGTGA